tcgcactggtacttgccacgttcattaaagctttgactggcccggttgccttgcactccctagctatgtgtctagtcttcccacacttgtaacacgtaactcctggcttcggcatcttgcactcattcgccaaatgtcccttctggttacacctatagcaggtcatgctcagtttattgcacactccagggtgccttcttccacagtgcttgcattcgggtctctggaacctgttttctccaacttggccttggcttgcctggttgttcccatttgcttcttgccttttgcccaaatttccccttttttgaaaattttcgcccttatggaatccgatcctctttacattccgatcttgtgaacttccggcttcagacttttctccatacaatggaactttcctcttcttgttatccctttccttccttgactgcatcccaatattctcaatcagagcagctttctgtactactcccgcataagtttcaagctcaaacatagctcctctatctctgatccaaTGCTCCAATCCATGCTGAAActtcttcgctttttcctcctcggtgctggtatactttgtcacaaaccttgacaactcagtgaacttcttctcatactgcAGTACtatcatgttcccttgcttcaactccaaaaatttaagctccatctgattctgcatgtacttagggtaatacttgtccagaaataacttcttaaatctctcccaagaaacttgctgggTTGCTTCCATaacttttactgattcccaccaatagatgacttcgcccttcaagaagtaagtagcatacagggtcttctgatcgtctcctaactgtaccaactcaaaagccctttccatttccttaatccatgtattagctattactggatcagtggtatcatggaatgccggtggattcacattctgaaaagccttgaaagtgacaacttgtctaggtggtactggtggttcaggtggttggtgtggttcatggttatcttggttttcaattcgttgttgaagagttagttgttgttgagctatagcattggtttgttgttgcaaagctTCCAGTattcgaagaatatttggatctgtggtagatgtggttgttgggttcttctttttgggaggcatgatcctgaaataagagttatgtcaaaacagatatgaatgataaaataatttgagggtatcgcatggcattcttgtttacttatgaggtcaagtttgaagttaagcagatatggcgatgcatataaaaacgtaaaataacagttgagagcaaatggaacaatagagcatgattattgaaatttaaaggtcataatacataggattaggacaaagtctgattctaggaacaacaggcttatttaaaggaaataacggaaacaacttggaattctacggagtctgatagtacaacaacatgaaaatgtaaatggaaagaactaaggctccactctatctgaacggggcttggtagtcttttcttctcgaagcatcttcacaatgctctggagctcatccgccaccatctgaatgacatactggctggtgcggtcccggtgcgctggcatctcctcaagcttagtgttgacatactgaaccaaggtcttaagtctcgcagtcatctgctccttgggcttcacttcgtagtttcggctgtccgggtacacgttcttcagtcggtctatcagtcagtcgtactttccctgaagcatgtcaaacttgcgcctcaactcagcatacacggagaaagcaatagtgtcgtccgacccagagggtgtcgaggaatgcgccctttgctgacaaccaataagaggagtattaataataaatttacttaacctactctctcgcgtATTATATATAGCCTATATATAtaccctataacctatttgggctgtccagggactctaaaccgtagctctgataccaaaacctgtcacacccccaactaatccagcaaaattaaatataactattacattatttaaaaataaataaacataaccaaatccaagatcttacagtttagggtttggagcagcccaacactaccatatattacagctgattttaaatatcgagtcctcacacaaaactactatctcttattctacctgagctcgaacataagcatcaatatcacaggtcttacgggcggtctaattgaatctaaccatagctgttagctgtaatatcagggtaaagcaaggagtgagccaaatgctcaacaagtgctaaacagtacgatacaaaacttaaatcgagatatacattaaagaatgacaatggaaagacataaccaatgattACGAGAGATagaactttgggtgatggcatcattttgcttgtatcaaaacaatttcagaaccatatctaaatcaaaaatcattttatgacgctacggattacagccggtgatcagccgcgaagtaatcccgaacctcattgggttctagaacattaatgggaatccctaggcaacttttaagcctaatataagtgtggaaaggactcgcatctcagtccagatccactattcaaagaaaacatttatccccctttgggactgaaaacccacattttatttatttcaaaaactgatgccgaattataacaaaaatctcttttaacagtaagcatttttatcaagggattatagaccaactcgaaacacgggaattatggtactaaatctcagggccatgatccactaaactttactccattagggtaacggaaaggttttcatatataaaacttggacaagaaaatttagtgaggctattggatattatgtaggggtaatgccaaactgggcttaaaacaatggtttctcgtcaaggcacaagtgctggatcatcaagaagataagcttcatgaatactaagggtgttatggtatgaagaaatgatctttaactcaggttatatcagaattgtcaagctttaagataagaaagaggggtatcaattaatgaggaatcactttgataaatatctggctttcagggttcaaggtaaggttctataggggttcaagtatgAGGATGacatatcaatacttaggaatcatcagcatgttaatcaagagaatcaaccaagagttataattaccctttcttttatcatggcattcaacttactttaatatactatcatgataagtcttttgaactacttgcaatacgtactcgagggttcatggaatttttatatgattcaaagataaacataagatacgcttgatttaaatatatcaaaatgactcaggatagttgcatcgatatatatgaactatttacagtgaatacgaaagacaagttgaatcacttgccttgagaaaggctggtctggtctgactggtaggagcaactggaagcttcactcgacctttatggcaagttttccctcgtctcgagatcctacataaataataataatcgtcgttataatatattctcaccaacttaacctattcacatcccgtaattaaacacaaatggcacttaggcctatatgcacttaatttgtattcaccttcaaaatatacttgcacataaagccacatatactcacatatcatattttaataccaaatattaccatatacaccataatacaacactaggcttggatgatctcgactcacaacttaagtcacttggtcgctaaactagacgaagtcttcaaattttggcttcctaactcggtgtgcctttactaaactatcctagacctattgaccctcacttgggccttttgctctactgaccttatactatcttgcaactatggtggtcaacttaatctcactcctaagtgttctaaaactatgtgataagtggaagtgctcactggtgcaaatttcagaatgacatctatggtttcttgagtgcattagacacccttaaactatagtttttccttcaaaacttttacacaagactctcctgaccttagggcatctcccaaacttgatgtggcttaaaggcctggcttgggccttcttgggcctaagcttaaagtccatggttcccctgtttttttctggacagaaaatgccctgacttgaattaacttgtgacacatggttctaactcatatcctatgaactatggctcgaaaaacttctctgacactccctctaactaaggcccaacagggcctaatgagggcctacccatgacatggtcaaatctccctatttttATGTTGCAAAAAACTGTCCCCTGCCGGatagattttgttattctacttgtgcacctaaccaaacgacatgcaaacctccaaacaacacctaaaaccttttatatactcccaatactaacttctggttgcttgggcctcaaagtgcacatcaatgacatggtcaaaactcactctaaacctcagggcactaaactgattttctgcagaagctttaactctcctttctccaaggttttgacttgacaaactcaaccaccaacaacccaatacccaaaccaagacttaaacatggtgatctactgaactaactcccttatactcaaaataatcttggtggagatcatccttacctaaggtgcaatcatggcaaaacaaaagaaaccacatttcacaactcacaaatcatcaagtttttgaaaataacaagttatgttttttcataaaatatacccgaattattaccatgcatcaaggaacactaatcaatattaacaccttattcctactgaaattaaagcttactaacaaaatctttccaaatgatcaaaatcttataaaattctaagagaaatccacatgcatgcatgtcttcgagttttaccaaccaaagcaacatgttttctaaatatatttcaccatgaaattgatatgaaagcctagcataagctatatctagatgatcacttagcatgcaaagagtttcatcaaattttcactacaagattcatgccattatcacataaacatacaaagattgaacaaagcaacaagaatgatctcaaggaccattcatttgGCTCCTTTAAGGTCATGGCcaaatgaaatggaagggaaatggccattcaacatcaagagtttccttctcaagacttggcacttcaccattccttgtagtcctctcaaaaacaaccttaaatccataagaatcaaggttgtactttgagtttcaactaataccttgacatgcaaccttaaaacttaaactttttacttaaaactccttgaaatatatgtgatcatgatatgggaagtagtatttacttgtatagaaggtgggagcttggttgaggaatgaagaaaatggggagggggttggtctcggctaaaacccgagagtgagggggaggagggccgatagtgagagagggaggagggagggaggagaaagtgtggtgtgagtggagtgaatgatcatgccatttgcttgttttatggtttttgatttgacaaaatgtgagtgggaatgagaattgacaagactaaccttccaattatacttggatcattttgcatgcaagggcaaagaaggaatgtggctagtaaaataagagttagtggggttggaattgtctctttagccctttaaattgaatagaaaagaatttgcatgcaagggcaaccatgtaatttgctaattatgacaactaaaatttataaagatttatttttataaaataaaatacaagttcaaaaattataaaatttataccataaaataacttggatttttagaaattttataaaaccacttttaaaatttgtgaacaaaataacttttaaaaagaaatttattcaaggtttgaaaatattccttataaatcaaaaataaaagaaataaataaacttttgctttgaaaaatcatataccacataacgcaaatttaagacgcagaaattctcattcacacgagcatacaatagttgaatatattggcattcggttttaaaattgcaccaaatttacaaatagtattacacgaaaatgccggttgtaacagtGCTAAAAGTGGCTTTCCAATCCAAATTCTATGACTTTTCGTCCATATTATTGTTAACTGCCAAGTAACTAATCTAAAGGTTTTATGGGAGAAAAATTGTAAACATATGGTTGACGACCTTTTGATGCAGCGCCGCAGTAAGGTTGCAAATCAAAATCACATATTTAGTGATATTCAACTATAATATTTTGCTCTTGCAGGTATCTTCctaattttttccataaaatatacaatttttatatttaaatctCTCTTCTTTCTAATTATATATTGTTCAATGCAGAAATTGACAAGATTCTCAAAACAATTGGCAACTCAGTGATATAATTTAAATAACTTCCTCAGCCTCCATCAAACTACCTCCACACTGGATCCAACAACTTAATCCTTGATGAAACCAGTTATAACATATCGGAGATAGAAGCTGAGTTTGAAAAATTGTTTCCAACCATTAATACAGAACAACTACAAGTATATAATGAAGTGTTAAATTCAGTGCAGACCAATGTTGGAGGTCTTTTCTTTGTGTATGGCAGCGGTGGTTGTGGCAAGACTTTTGTTTGGAAGACTCTCATATATAAATTAAGATCCATGGGGCTGATTGTACTACCAGTTGCATCATCCGGCATTGTATCAACACTAATGCCTGGTGGACGAACCGCTCATTCCAGATTCAAAATTCCCATTGTTATAGATGATTGCTCTTCATGTGCCATTGGACATGATTCTGATATTGCTTCGTTGATTAAACATACAAATCTCATTATTTGGGATGAAGCTCCAATGCAGCATAGATTTTCATTCGAATGTCTTGATAGGTCTTTAAGAGATATAATGAAAGCTGTGGACAAGACGAGGTATAATATGCCTTTTGGAGGTATTATAGTGGTTATTGGCGGAGATTTCCGCCAAATTCTACCGGTAATACCTCATGGTTCACGAGGTGATGTTGTTTCGTCCACAATTACAAGATCATACCTCTGGCCTAAAGCAAAGATTTTGTTTTTAAATCGTAATATGCGTCTTAACCAAGGCAATAGTGAAGAAGAAATCCTAGCTTTGAAGAAGTTTGCTGAGTGGGTTTTACAGATTGGAAATGGACAGGTGAAGGCTCCGATTGATTCTTTTGAGCATTACAAAAATGATGAAGTTCTAATTCCTTCTGACTTTTGTGACCCTGAAATGAAGAATTCTGTTGAAAATATGATTCATTGGACATATCCCAATTTCTTCAGTAATTACAAGTGCCCGCGGTATATAAGTGAAAGAGCCATTTTAACACCAACAAATCAAGTAGTTGGTCACCTCAATTCTTTAATTGTCGAAACCATACAAGGTGCTGAATCTAGGTACTTTAGTATTGACAAAGCAGAAGATTTTGGTGGCTCAACCGAAGAAATGAGTTTTGCTTTTCCTCCTGAGTACTTGAATGCGATAAACATTCTCGAGCTTCCAGTTCATGAGTTGAAGTTGAAGGAAGGGGTTGCTGTGATGCTAATGAGAAACTTAAATCAAACACTAGGGCTCTGTAATGGCACCAGAATATTGATCACACGATGTTTGAATCAATGTGTCGAATGTGAAGTAATAACCGATGCTTTTGTAGGAACCCGCCACTTCATTCCTCGAATGGAACTGACTCCAACAGACACCAAGTTTCCATTCAAGCTAATACGAAAACAGATGCCTCTACAAATTTGTTACTCGATGACAATAAACAAATCACAAGGCCAGTCACTGCAAAGGGTAGGATTATTTTTGCCGAATCCTGTTTTCACTCACGGTCAACAGTATGTTGCAATTAGTCGTGTTACTTCTCATACCGGACTAAAGGTGTTCATTGAAGGTCACAATGGTTCTTCCACCAATGTAACGAAGAACTTTGTGTACAAAGAAATTTTTTATCAACTGCCTACAACttaaattttccaaaatttgatctaTTATTGTTATATTGTTTTAGATGATGTAGTAGAAGTTTAGTTATTATAAACTTGGTCTATTTCTTACAGAGTTAACTATTCCATTATACTCTTCTTTTTGATGAACTCTAAATTTTCTACAATTAACCTACttcaattttaatttaattttattccacaccaattataatttatcatttaaaaaaaatgtatTATATTACCAAATATATCAAGATGGAAAACACAGATTTGCATTCTTTCGTATTTTTAGTACACTTTCAAACCAGAGCGAACATAAATCACACTAATGTATTTTCCATATTTTCGAACTTCCATATTTGTAGTGATTGTTGCCAAAGCACTTTTATAATTTTGGTACGCTGGTTTTCAAACAACAAGAACCACCATTTTTCTACTGGTTTGAGTTGGCAACTTTAATCTACCAATGCATATAAGTCGTGTACCGAGTACGACTTATTCAAAATGCCCAAAGCAGTTTCACATTTTTTTAAGAAATTTGGTTCCGAAGTAATGATAATCTTTAAGTTCTTATTTTGAagtaaattataatattataaatagcTTACAAGTAAAAATATTGAAACTAATAAATAAagtattatttaaaatattactAGCACTATCGGTTATCGGTAATCATACTTCTGGCCTATATACTACACTTTCAACATTTGGTTATCAGGTTTTTTTTAAAACCACTAGCACGCCCATTGTAACCTCTTAAGTTTACACTGACAAACAAAAGCTCTTTGTATATAGCTGATTTGCAAAATTGTTGTATACTGTCCACCATATAATAGAGAAGTATACACGAAAAGAATCTAAAGTCCTATCCATGTCAGTGATTTTTTAATGCTACATAGTGCTAGCCAATAACATTTCATTTAGCTATGCTATATATATCTACATCATTCTGCATATACCACCAAATCATTCACATTCACAAGTTATTTATTGTAATTTTTACAAtggataacattcatcatcaaaaAATTTCTGATCTTCAAGTCACCCCGAAACTTGAATGGAAAATTAAAGTCCAGGTTTCAAGGAAATAAAAAGTAACAATTCCGCGATTGCATCCTGAAGAGTTTCTTAATATGATTCTCATTGATGAAAATGTAATACTCATTCAAAACTTTGCAGTCCAAGCATATCAAACAAAATACAAATGTGTTCCAGGTGAAGCAAAAATAATTTTCACAGACATGACTGAAGCAAACAAAGTTGAACATCCAGAAAAGCTATTGCTCCCAGAGTTCTTCAATTTTACTCCGTTGGCACATATCAGTGGAACACATTTCCAAGATAACCACTGCATTGGTACAAATAATTTTACTCTTTACTATCATCCTCAGATTGAAACTAATGACTTAAAATTCATCCAGATATTGTAGGAATTGTGATGGAGAGGAAAGAAATGCGAACCATTACTAACGAAAGGAGTGAACATCATAATGTTCTCGAGTTGGTTATGTCCGATATACTGTAAAAATCCACCGCAAATTATtcaattataatttttatataatttactATCTTGAATAATACATATAGCTAAAATATTGCAGGAGCCCTGCATCAGTGCGTTTATGGGATGACCTTACAGTTGCATGTAACAAAGCTATAATTGATGCTGAGGTCCACTGGCTTCAACCTACCATCATTATTCTTACTGGATGCAGAATGATAACAGGAGGTTTTCGCGGTCAAATATCTATTACCGACTGTGCAGCAACTCAGTTTAAAGTGAACCATAATATTGAACCAGTTCATAAGATGCGAGACATGTATCAGACGAGCTCCATATAATATACTAATCATGtttttaaataataattctaCTAAAGAATACATACTATTTCGTTAGGTACCGGGAATATGGTACCCTTCACTAAATATCCTAGATCATGTCATTGTACTTTAGCGCAAGAAGATGACGAGATTGTGTTTGAAGTTCCAGATCAACTTTCTATTTTCCTACAAAGTTGTTTAATGTTATGTGTTTTTGTAGTGCAAAATTTAATTGGTTGTACTACTTTCATGCTTATTCCTAGCTTTGTTTAACTTTGTTCTTTTCATATTTTTGAGCTTTCATTAGTAATCTACCAATGCAGTATATAAGTCGTGCACCGAGTACGACTTATTCGAAATACTCAAAGCAGTTTCacattttttttagaatttagGTTCTGAAGTAATGGTAGTCTTTAAGTTCTTATTTTGAagtaaattataatattataaatagaAAATACGAATATATCTGATTAAATATCCAAATTAACCGCTTCAAATCTATCTATAAATAACTTCATTAAGACGATACGTAGTTTTTTACTATTAATATTTTGGATAATAGTACGGACATAGGTTCTTCCATTTCCAAATTAAATATATGACAAATAAATAAAGGTATATCAGTATCTAGATGAAACAAAACAAAATATGTTTTTTACATACAAATTACTAAAGTTTTGAGACCTTTGTCAAGACGAAATCAGATTCACACAAAATAAAACttaattaaaaaaatcatttcaatTAATCTTTTTAAACACATGATTACGAAACAAATAACCCTTAACTTTGCATCTTTATGCGTTTTACCACATGTACCAAGAGTACCAACAAAATGATTAAAAAACCATAATTATTTCAAAGCATGTTACTCTATATCATTTTAATGGGAATAACTTAATTAAGAAATCAATAGAGATCTGAATATATCATTTCCGTTCAATAATAAACGAATTACATACAATAATTGAACAAAAAATTCTGGCATTAAATACAATTTATTTTTTGCGATAATCCAAATCAATATTCCATTACTACCTACAAAAAGTTCAATATCTTAATTTGCAAAAAATCTAAGACTAGAATTACTCAAATCCTGTAATTTAAAATACGAATATAGCTAATTACAAAGAATGTTAGTCTATATCATTTTATGATAAACAAATATAGGTATATCAGTATCCAGATGAAACAAAACAAAATATGCTTGTTACATACAAATTATGTAAAGTTTTGAGACCTTTGTCATTAGACGAACCATATCCACACAAAATAAAACTTaattaaaaaaatgatttcaTTATTCTTTTTAAAGACATAATTACGAAACAAATAACACTTAACTTTGCATCCTTATGTGTTTTACCACATATACCAAGAGTACCCACAAAATGATAAAAAAAACCATAATTATTTTAAAGAATGTTACTCTATATCATTTTAATGGGAATAATAAAAGAATTACAAACAATAATCGAACAAAAAATTCTGGCATTAAATACAATTTATTTTTTGCGATAATCCAAATCAATATTCCATTACTACCTAGAAAAAGTTTAATATCTTAATTTGCAAAAAATCTAAGACTAGAGTTACTCAAATCCTGTAATTGCAAATACGAATATAGCTAATTTCAAAGAATGTTAGTCTATATCATTTTAAAGGACAAATTACTGTGCTTTAATTAGTAATCTTCCTAAAGGTTCCAAGATTTCTAGAAATAATTGTTTACCAGTTAAATTATACAAATTTACGTCAAGATATATTTTAGTGGACAATATTTGCAGACTAACATTAGTAATATACATATATAAGTTGTTCACCGAGTACGACTTATTCAAAATGCCAAAAGCAGTTTCacattttttgaaataattttggTTCCGAAATTATTGTAGTTTTTAAGTTCTTATTTTAAAGTAAATTGTAATACTATAAATAACAAATACGAATATATATTATGACCTATCCAAATTAACCGCTTCAAATATAtctattgtggcgccctccaaacccgggtcaaaagtttggggtccacacacacacacaccttatttataacctgtttataacaataataaagataataatatgcagtgaccctacttatcgaCTACCACGGaacgcaacaggttaaagtatgcacacaagccacacacacacgcttatattacaaacgcccaaatcccaactattcaaacttacaactgaatattaaacattattataaacttcataaacttatactattccaaaagctgtcagctagcttaactcgatcaacctggacccctagttCTCGCACTGGATTGCGGATCCTCGCTACAAACATGTTCCTTCTTAAgtggaaaagaacataaaaaatatcgcacaaatgagctaactagcccAACAAGTtacattgacaatactgagaataaaatgatcaagtgaaatgatttaaagtatcaagtgaacaatgaataatgattcagaattggatattatattttcattttaaaaaccaaggttaggctgctgatcagtcatgcactaaccctgagcaaggcacacagctctgctctaattattggatccaaggcacacattggcctaacttgaccaccaatctggtatgaccacaaatctggtccacaattttataaaataatccaattctatcacaataacagaataaacaatgtaaagcaataaacagaatcataatcaatATGGAATATTGCAATAATGAGAtgggtttcaatcttcacaaggaaacaAAATAGCAATTCCAAAAAATTAGCTATCAGCTGGTGAAAGAAtcggataacaaaagaatcaagaTTTCAAAGGTAAAAGGATTTGGTCTTTTAATGTATGGGTAtcatggtttgagtatataagcaaATCTGGGTTCAGTGTTCGGtgtttagtttgtatgtatttgtggagtagtatcatatatttatggttcgtattcgggtattcagtaatcaatggtttagaaagaataaggtttatggctcaacGATCAATAGCtgaaatcaaggtttagggttcagtgcttcaaagcacttgcaatataaaatagaactatcaGCTATTCACAATATATCTCGAAAAAGCTCAGAACAgttgcctgatattag
The sequence above is drawn from the Apium graveolens cultivar Ventura chromosome 2, ASM990537v1, whole genome shotgun sequence genome and encodes:
- the LOC141691410 gene encoding uncharacterized protein LOC141691410; this encodes MGLIVLPVASSGIVSTLMPGGRTAHSRFKIPIVIDDCSSCAIGHDSDIASLIKHTNLIIWDEAPMQHRFSFECLDRSLRDIMKAVDKTRYNMPFGGIIVVIGGDFRQILPVIPHGSRGDVVSSTITRSYLWPKAKILFLNRNMRLNQGNSEEEILALKKFAEWVLQIGNGQVKAPIDSFEHYKNDEVLIPSDFCDPEMKNSVENMIHWTYPNFFSNYKCPRYISERAILTPTNQVVGHLNSLIVETIQGAESRYFSIDKAEDFGGSTEEMSFAFPPEYLNAINILELPVHELKLKEGVAVMLMRNLNQTLGLCNGTRILITRCLNQCVECEVITDAFVGTRHFIPRMELTPTDTKFPFKLIRKQMPLQICYSMTINKSQGQSLQRVGLFLPNPVFTHGQQYVAISRVTSHTGLKVFIEGHNGSSTNVTKNFVYKEIFYQLPTT